From the Daucus carota subsp. sativus chromosome 8, DH1 v3.0, whole genome shotgun sequence genome, one window contains:
- the LOC108198030 gene encoding uncharacterized protein LOC108198030: protein MDDDYCSWIEFPKSSKEYVAGIKAFLENAFPIYAKGQEMKCPCKVCVNRYWHLQTVIYDHLICSGPSPLHMKWICEVSHTKVDGSNDVMEGFEDNLGEMFKCTGKKFRDLENDYESLTNAEARKFYRHVREGKQPLYPGCTKFSRLSFLIKLYHLKCAHRISESAFGELLELIKDAFPDAHLPLSLNAAKNMIKDLAKKGSDASHEGQVIRKVPANVMRYFPLKPRLQRFFMCKDYSKLMTWHDVGRQKDGKLRHPADAQSWKTMDAIYPDFSSENRNISLGVAADGFNPYRSMNLSHSTWPIILVNYNLPPWLCMKPENLILSTLISGPESPRNSIDVYMQPLIAKLKEMWEVGVQTYDALADEDFNLRARVLWTISDFPGYAMLSGRSTKGKLACPVCHYETSSHYLKHSKKMCYMNHRKFLDPAHKWRMDTKRFDGTIEKGHTPPILTGTDIEELLSGYVNQFGLKKKKGNSQKGCPFKKKSIFFDLPYWKHNPLRHNLDAMHIEKNVCDNILGTLLNMSGKTKDHVAARKDLQEMGIRKTLHPVLSEDGTHHEIRAAIFDLSNKEKDVFCSVLKNTKLPYGCASNISRYGVVNVVMGIAPEIGMLYLQALR from the exons ATGGACGATGATTATTGTAGTTGGATAGAATTTCCGAAATCTAGTAAAGAGTATGTAGCAGGAATAAAGGCATTTTTGGAAAATGCATTTCCAATTTATGCTAAAGGACAAGAAATGAAGTGTCCCTGCAAAGTATGTGTGAACCGTTACTGGCACCTTCAAACTGTTATCTATGATCATCTCATATGTAGTGGCCCATCTCCATTACATATGAAATGGATCTGTGAGGTTTCACATACCAAAGTAGACGGTAGTAATGACGTCATGGAGGGTTTTGAAGATAATTTAGGGGAAATGTTCAAGTGTACGGGTAAAAAGTTCCGAGATTTAGAAAATGACTATGAAAGTCTAACAAATGCAGAGGCTAGAAAGTTTTATCGCCATGTTAGGGAGGGTAAACAACCACTATATCCCGGTTGCACTAAATTCTCTCGGTTAAGTTTCCTTATTAaactttatcatttaaaatgTGCTCACAGAATTTCCGAGTCTGCCTTTGGGGAACTACTAGAGTTAATAAAAGATGCCTTTCCTGATGCACACCTACCTTTGTCTCTGAATGCCGCGAAAAACATGATCAAGGATTTAG CAAAGAAAGGCAGTGATGCTAGTCATGAAGGGCAAGTTATCCGCAAAGTCCCAGCGAATGTGATGAGGTACTTCCCTCTGAAACCTAGATTGCAGAGGTTTTTCATGTGCAAGGACTATTCAAAACTAATGACATGGCATGACGTGGGACGACAAAAGGATGGGAAGCTAAGACATCCGGCTGATGCTCAGTCTTGGAAGACGATGGATGCCATCTATCCTGATTTTTCATCAGAAAATCGGAACATTAGTTTAGGGGTAGCCGCAGATGGATTCAACCCTTATCGTTCAATGAATCTAAGTCACAGTACTTGGCCAATTATATTGGTTAATTACAACCTCCCGCCTTGGTTATGCATGAAACCAGAAAACCTAATTCTCTCAACACTAATATCTGGTCCAGAATCACCACGTAATAGTATTGACGTGTATATGCAACCTTTAATTGCGAAGTTGAAAGAAATGTGGGAGGTCGGCGTCCAAACGTATGATGCCTTGGCTGATGAAGATTTTAATTTGCGTGCTAGAGTGCTATGGACTATTAGCGATTTTCCGGGATATGCTATGTTGTCCGGCAGGAGCACAAAAGGCAAACTAGCGTGTCCTGTCTGCCATTATGAAACTTCATCACATTATTTAAAACATAGCAAGAAGATGTGCTATATGAACCATAGGAAGTTTCTCGATCCTGCACACAAGTGGAGAATGGATACTAAAAGATTTGATGGCACAATTGAAAAGGGGCATACTCCTCCAATTTTAACTGGAACAGACATCGAAGAGTTGTTGTCTGGGTATGTAAACCAGTTTGggctgaagaagaaaaagggtAACAGTCAAAAAGGTTGccctttcaaaaaaaagtcaATCTTCTTCGATTTGCCCTATTGGAAGCATAATCCACTTCGACATAACCTTGACGCCATGCACATAGAGAAGAATGTGTGTGATAACATATTGGGTACTTTACTCAATATGAGTGGCAAGACAAAAGATCATGTTGCTGCTCGTAAAGACTTACAAGAAATGGGAATAAGAAAAACCCTTCATCCTGTTCTATCAGAAGACGGAACACACCATGAAATCAGAGCAGCAATTTTTGACTTGTCGAATAAAGAGAAGGATGTGTTCTGCTCAGTTCTGAAAAATACTAAACTCCCATACGGCTGTGCTTCTAACATTAGTCGATAT GGTGTAGTGAATGTGGTTATGGGAATTGCACCTGAAATTGGGATGCTTTACTTGCAAGCACTTAGGTAA